From Nicotiana tabacum cultivar K326 chromosome 20, ASM71507v2, whole genome shotgun sequence, one genomic window encodes:
- the LOC107764335 gene encoding putative phospholipid-transporting ATPase 7, whose translation MARGRIRAKIRRSSLYSFACYRSRAKEDGPHQLGPGFSRVVHCNQPHLHEKKPLKYCSNHISTTKYNIITFLPKALFEQFRRVANLYFLMAAIVSATTNLSPFSAFSMVAPLVFVVGLSMAKEALEDSRRFIQDTKVNHRKAGVHREDGAFTHKPWMKISVGDIVKVEKDQFFPADLLLLSSSYEDGICYVETMNLDGETNLKVKRALEVTLPLEDDEAFKQFSATIKCEDPNPSLYTFVGNLEYDRQVYPLDPSQILLRDSKLRNTAYVYGVAIFTGHDSKVMQNSTKSPSKRSRIELQMDKIIYLLFTVLLSISFVSSIGFAIYAKFQLPSWWYMQPMNQVNNVVDPRQPELSGLLHLVTALILYGYLIPISLYVSIEVVKVLQALFINQDISMYDDESGTPAQARTSNLNEELGQVDTILSDKTGTLTCNQMDFLKCSIAGTAYGMRASDVELAAAKQMAEDLGGQDPASPRREYESGSSEIELESVITSKDEFKVAIKGFSFEDSRLMKGNWMKEPNADVILLFLRILSVCHSAIPELNEETGSFNYEAESPDEGAFLVAAREFGFEFCKRTQSSIFVRERYPFFQEPIEREFKVLNLLEFTSKRKRMSVIIRDESGQILLLCKGADSIIYDRLSKSGGRFQEAMTKHLNDYGEAGLRTLVLAYKKLDEAEYLAWNEEFAKAKSYIGGDRDAMLERVSDMMERDLILVGATAVEDKLQKGVPQCIDKLAQAGLKIWVLTGDKMETAINIGYACSLLRQGMKQLSITTMNAGSVAQDSKQAMKEDILKQITNASQMIKLEKDPHAAFALIIDGKTLAYALENDMKQHFLNLAVNCASVICCRVSPKQKALVTRLVKEGTGKITLAIGDGANDVGMIQEADIGVGISGAEGMQAVMASDFAIAQFRYLERLLVVHGHWCYKRIAQMICYFFYKNICFGLTLFYFEAFAGFSGQSVYDDSYMMLFNVILTSLPVIALGVFEQDVPSDVCLKFPALYQQGPKNLFFDWYRILGWLGNGIYTSLIIFFLNIIIFYDQAFRSGGQTADLTALGTTIFTCVIWAVNCQIALTMSHFTWIQHILIWGSIATWYIVLLIYGRLAPVYSKYAFRILEEALAPAPIYWCTTLLVTMVCTLPYLAHIAFQRSFSPMDHHVIQEIKYYKKDIEDRHMWKREGSKAKQKTKIGFTARVDAKIRLLRGRLQKKKL comes from the exons ATGGCGCGAGGCAGGATAAGGGCGAAGATCCGAAGGAGCAGTTTGTACTCATTTGCTTGCTATCGGTCGCGTGCCAAGGAAGATGGTCCCCATCAGTTAGGCCCCGGGTTCTCGCGAGTTGTACATTGTAACCAGCCCCATCTCCATGAAAAGAAACCTCTTAAGTATTGCAGCAATCACATATCCACCACAAAGTACAACATCATCACATTCCTACCCAAGGCCTTATTCGAGCAATTCAGGCGTGTCGCTAACTTGTATTTTCTCATGGCTGCGATTGTGTCAGCCACAACAAACCTGTCCCCATTCTCAGCTTTCAGTATGGTAGCTCCGTTGGTCTTTGTGGTCGGGTTGAGTATGGCGAAGGAAGCCTTAGAAGACTCGCGGAGGTTCATACAAGATACGAAGGTCAATCATCGGAAAGCTGGTGTCCACAGGGAAGATGGTGCGTTTACTCATAAACCGTGGATGAAGATTTCGGTTGGAGACATTGTGAAAGTGGAAAAGGATCAATTTTTCCCGGCGGATTTACTTCTTTTATCGTCTAGTTATGAAGATGGAATCTGTTATGTGGAAACTATGAACTTGGATGGAGAGACAAACTTGAAGGTAAAGCGAGCGTTGGAGGTTACTCTACCTTTGGAGGATGATGAGGCTTTCAAGCAATTCAGTGCAACCATAAAATGTGAAGATCCTAATCCTAGTCTTTACACTTTTGTGGGCAACCTCGAGTATGATCGTCAGGTTTATCCTCTTGATCCGAGTCAGATTCTCCTCAGGGATTCAAAGCTTAGGAATACAGCTTATGTTTATGGAGTTGCTATATTTACTGGTCATGATAGCAAAGTTATGCAGAATTCTACAAAGTCTCCTTCTAAAAGGAGTAGGATCGAACTACAGATGGACAAGATTATTTACCTCCTTTTTACTGTCCTTCTCTCGATCTCATTTGTCAGTTCAATCGGCTTTGCCATATATGCAAAATTTCAATTGCCAAGCTGGTGGTATATGCAACCTATGAACCAAGTAAATAATGTGGTCGATCCAAGACAGCCTGAGTTGTCAGGCCTTTTGCATCTGGTCACTGCTCTTATACTATATGGTTATTTAATTCCTATATCCCTCTATGTTTCCATTGAAGTCGTGAAGGTCCTACAGGCATTGTTCATAAACCAGGATATTAGTATGTATGATGATGAGTCTGGAACTCCTGCTCAAGCGCGAACATCAAACTTAAATGAGGAGTTGGGGCAGGTCGATACTATCCTCTCAGACAAAACCGGCACTTTGACATGCAACCAAATGGACTTCTTAAAATGCTCCATTGCTGGTACGGCATATGGAATGCGTGCAAGTGATGTAGAACTTGCAGCCGCAAAGCAGATGGCCGAGGACCTTGGTGGGCAAGATCCCGCTTCACCGAGACGTGAGTATGAGAGTGGTTCATCAGAAATTGAACTAGAGAGTGTCATCACTTCTAAAGATGAATTTAAAGTTGCAATAAAGGGGTTCAGCTTTGAGGATAGCCGCCTTATGAAAGGAAATTGGATGAAAGAGCCAAATGCAGATGTCATCTTGTTATTCCTTAGGATACTTTCAGTTTGTCATTCTGCTATTCCCGAGCTAAATGAGGAGACTGGCAGCTTTAACTATGAAGCAGAGTCGCCAGATGAAGGAGCATTTCTTGTTGCAGCTAGGGAATTTGGCTTTGAGTTTTGTAAAAGAACTCAATCAAGCATTTTTGTACGGGAGAGATATCCTTTTTTTCAAGAGCCAATTGAAAG GGAATTCAAAGTTCTCAATCTATTGGAGTTCACTAGCAAGCGGAAGAGAATGTCTGTTATAATTCGCGATGAGAGTGGCCAGATTCTTCTCTTGTGTAAAGGAGCAGACAG CATCATCTACGATAGATTATCAAAGAGTGGAGGAAGGTTTCAAGAAGCTATGACAAAGCATTTAAATGATTATGGGGAAGCAGGGTTGCGTACACTTGTGCTTGCCTACAAAAAGCTCGATGAGGCGGAGTACTTAGCCTGGAATGAAGAGTTTGCTAAAGCAAAATCTTACATTGGCGGTGACAGAGATGCCATGCTTGAAAGagtatctgatatgatggaaaggGACTTGATCCTTGTTGGTGCAACTGCTGTGGAGGATAAACTACAGAAGGGA GTTCCTCAGTGCATAGATAAACTGGCGCAAGCTGGTCTCAAAATCTGGGTACTGACAGGTGATAAGATGGAAACAGCCATCAACATAGG CTATGCGTGTAGTTTGCTTCGACAAGGAATGAAACAGTTAAGCATAACGACAATGAATGCAGGTTCAGTGGCCCAAGATTCTAAACAG GCTATGAAGGAGGACATTTTGAAGCAAATCACAAATGCTTCTCAAATGATCAAACTTGAAAAGGATCCACATGCTGCGTTTGCCTTAATTATTGATGGGAAAACTCTAGCTTATGCTTTGGAGAATGATATGAAGCAACACTTTTTGAACTTAGCAGTTAATTGTGCATCTGTCATCTGCTGTCGTGTATCTCCTAAGCAGAAGGCCTTG GTTACTAGATTAGTAAAAGAGGGAACTGGAAAAATCACCTTAGCAATTGGCGATGGTGCAAATGATGTTGGGATGATTCAAGAAGCGGACATCGGCGTTGGTATCAGTGGTGCAGAAGGAATGCAG GCTGTGATGGCGAGTGACTTTGCTATTGCGCAGTTCCGGTACCTGGAGAGACTTCTTGTTGTACATGGGCATTGGTGCTATAAACGAATTGCTCAGATG ATATGTTATTTCTTCTACAAAAACATCTGTTTTGGCCTCACACTTTTTTACTTCGAGGCTTTTGCTGGCTTTTCGGGACAGTCTGTCTATGATGATTCATATATGATGCTATTCAACGTCATTCTTACTTCATTGCCTGTAATTGCACTTGGAGTATTCGAGCAGGATGTGCCTTCCGACGTTTGTTTAAAG TTTCCAGCACTTTACCAACAAGGGCCGAAAAACTTGTTCTTTGACTGGTATAGGATACTCGGATGGCTTGGCAATGGTATCTACACATCCCTCATTATTTTCTTCCTCAACATTATCATCTTTTACGATCAAGCCTTCCGTTCTGGAGGCCAGACGGCTGACTTGACAGCTTTGGGTACTACGATTTTTACCTGTGTCATATGGGCTGTGAACTGCCAAATTGCACTTACTATGAGTCATTTCACATGGATACAACATATTCTTATTTGGGGAAGCATTGCTACTTGGTACATAGTTCTCTTGATATATGGTAGATTAGCACCAGTTTATTCTAAATACGCGTTCAGAATACTCGAGGAAGCTCTAGCTCCTGCGCCAATCTACTGGTGTACCACTCTTTTAGTAACTATGGTATGTACTCTGCCTTACTTAGCTCACATTGCTTTTCAACGATCGTTTAGTCCGATGGATCATCACGTTATTCAAGAAATCAAATATTACAAGAAGGACATCGAAGATCGACATATGTGGAAGAGAGAAGGATCTAAAGCAAAGCAGAAGACCAAGATTGGGTTCACAGCAAGAGTAGATGCGAAAATTCGGCTGTTGAGAGGGAGACTGCAGAAAAAGAAATTATAA